In Xyrauchen texanus isolate HMW12.3.18 chromosome 14, RBS_HiC_50CHRs, whole genome shotgun sequence, the following are encoded in one genomic region:
- the LOC127654790 gene encoding TRAF3-interacting protein 1-like isoform X1: MNESVAKKTQESLGKVIKKPPLTEKLLSKPPFRYLHDIFSEVIRTTGFMKGLYGEAEMKSDNVKDKDSKIAFLQKAIDVVMLVSGEPLSAKPARIVAGYEPEKTNELLQAIAKCCLNKLSSDEAVRRVLSGEKFDLKGKPSTSRSQDKENREGRERHRDREERKGIKESSGSREQKDPDQSKDQESKDKDRRRDAERTDKGRERDRTKDSNKDKSRDREKDKTQEKDREREKEKGHNRDKERDKEREKKREREPHKDRERERDKERDREREKRREREKEKVRHKETEEKLKDRAFRKIRADKETCKPKPHPEDASKTHEAQAEEAEGGELEAESPSRIPRPSSAKGQRRWPKTGVQDESNSEGEGDAAPSEKPVPIENGEATDALPSHMTHRRLARPSSARPAAPRVRRQESYADVTPAERLGSGKPPAAVIMDGKKLSEEEDDEDGQFVVEEVAPPPADVREIEHNSLELQGDDKHGGLVKKILETKKDYESSPSPKSKDQDRMLVSEASRKKERELVAKEIERLRSSIQTVCRSALPLGKIMDYIQEDMDSMQNELQTWRKENKENTQALQQEQRITDSVVEPLKTELAELEQLIKDQQDKICMVKSNILKNEEKIQKMVSSISFSSPT; this comes from the exons ATGAACGAATCAGTGGCCAAAAAGACCCAGGAGAGTTTGGGGAAAGTGATTAAAAAGCCTCCACTGACAGAAAAACTGCTCAGCAAACCGCCGTTCAGATACCTGCACGATATATTCAGTGAG GTAATTCGTACCACAGGCTTTATGAAAGGACTTTATGGAGAGGCAGAGATGAAGTCAGATAATGTGAAG GATAAAGACTCAAAAATAGCATTTCTTCAGAAGGCCATCGACGTGGTGATGCTGGTAAGCGGAGAGCCCTTGTCTGCCAAACCAGCTCGGATCGTTGCTGGATATGAACCAGAGAAGACCAATGAGCTGCTGCAGGCCATTGCCAAGTGCTGCCTCAACAAG CTCTCCAGTGATGAAGCTGTTAGGCGGGTGTTATCAGGTGAAAAATTTGACCTGAAGGGGAAGCCCAGCACCTCCAGATCCCAGGACAAAGAGAACAGAGAGGGCAGGGAGCGTCACAGAGACAGAGAG gagAGGAAGGGCATCAAGGAGAGCAGTGGGAGCCGAGAGCAGAAAGACCCAGATCAATCCAAAGATCAGGAGAGTAAAGACAAGGACAGACGACGAGATGCCGAGAGGACTGACAAGGGACGAGAAAGAGACAGGACAAAAGACAGTAACAAGGACAAGAGCCGCGACCGGGAGAAAGACAAGACCCAAGAGAAGGACCgtgagcgagagaaagagaaggGACACAACAGGGATaaggagagagataaagagagggaGAAGAAAAGAGAACGAGAACCTCATAAAGACAGAGAGCGAGAACGAGACAAGGAGAGAGACCGCGAGCGAGAGAAACGacgggagagagaaaaagagaaagtacGGCACAAAGAGACGGAGGAGAAGCTGAAGGACAGAGCCTTTAGAAAG ATCAGGGCAGATAAGGAGACTTGCAAGCCGAAGCCTCACCCAGAAGATGCAAGTAAAACCCACGAAGCTCAAGCAGAAGAG GCTGAGGGCGGTGAACTGGAG GCTGAGAGTCCTTCCCGGATCCCAAGGCCCTCTTCAGCTAAAGGACAGCGACGGTGGCCCAAAACAGGGGTTCAAG ATGAGTCTAACAGTGAAGGAG AAGGGGATGCTGCTCCATCAGAGAAACCAGTTCCCATTGAAAATGGCGAAGCAACAGATGCTTTGCCATCTCATATGACACACAG AAGATTAGCACGACCCAGCAGTGCTCGTCCAGCAGCCCCCCGCGTGAGGAGGCAGGAGAGCTATGCTGACGTGACCCCAGCAGAGAG GCTGGGCAGTGGTAAGCCCCCCGCAGCAGTCATTATGGATGGTAAGAAGCTCTCTGAagaggaagatgatgaagatggGCAGTTTGTAGTTGAGGAGGTTGCTCCACCTCCTGCTGACGTACGTGAAATCGAG CATAATTCACTTGAACTGCAAGGGGACGATAAACACG GTGGACTTGTGAAAAAGATCCTGGAGACAAAGAAAGACTATGAATCATCTCCATCTCCAAAGTCAAAAGATCAG GATCGGATGCTGGTGTCAGAGGCATCTCGTAAGAAGGAACGTGAACTGGTGGCAAAGGAGATCGAGCGTCTGCGTTCATCTATACAGACTGTTTGCCGCAGCGCTTTGCCCCTGGGCAAGATCATGGACTACATTCAGGAGGACATGGACTCAATGCAGAATGAACTACAGACCTGGCGCaaagagaacaaagagaacaCACAGGCTCTGCAACAGGAACAAAG AATCACTGACAGTGTTGTGGAACCTCTGAAGACTGAGCTCGCTGAACTTGAGCAGTTAATCAAAGACCAGCAGGACAAGATCTGCATGGTCAAGTCCAACATCTTGAAGAATGAGGAGAAGATCCAGAAGATGGTGTCCAGCATCAGCTTCTCCTCACCAACGTGA
- the LOC127654790 gene encoding TRAF3-interacting protein 1-like isoform X2 — MNESVAKKTQESLGKVIKKPPLTEKLLSKPPFRYLHDIFSEVIRTTGFMKGLYGEAEMKSDNVKDKDSKIAFLQKAIDVVMLVSGEPLSAKPARIVAGYEPEKTNELLQAIAKCCLNKLSSDEAVRRVLSGEKFDLKGKPSTSRSQDKENREGRERHRDREERKGIKESSGSREQKDPDQSKDQESKDKDRRRDAERTDKGRERDRTKDSNKDKSRDREKDKTQEKDREREKEKGHNRDKERDKEREKKREREPHKDRERERDKERDREREKRREREKEKVRHKETEEKLKDRAFRKIRADKETCKPKPHPEDASKTHEAQAEEAESPSRIPRPSSAKGQRRWPKTGVQDESNSEGEGDAAPSEKPVPIENGEATDALPSHMTHRRLARPSSARPAAPRVRRQESYADVTPAERLGSGKPPAAVIMDGKKLSEEEDDEDGQFVVEEVAPPPADVREIEHNSLELQGDDKHGGLVKKILETKKDYESSPSPKSKDQDRMLVSEASRKKERELVAKEIERLRSSIQTVCRSALPLGKIMDYIQEDMDSMQNELQTWRKENKENTQALQQEQRITDSVVEPLKTELAELEQLIKDQQDKICMVKSNILKNEEKIQKMVSSISFSSPT; from the exons ATGAACGAATCAGTGGCCAAAAAGACCCAGGAGAGTTTGGGGAAAGTGATTAAAAAGCCTCCACTGACAGAAAAACTGCTCAGCAAACCGCCGTTCAGATACCTGCACGATATATTCAGTGAG GTAATTCGTACCACAGGCTTTATGAAAGGACTTTATGGAGAGGCAGAGATGAAGTCAGATAATGTGAAG GATAAAGACTCAAAAATAGCATTTCTTCAGAAGGCCATCGACGTGGTGATGCTGGTAAGCGGAGAGCCCTTGTCTGCCAAACCAGCTCGGATCGTTGCTGGATATGAACCAGAGAAGACCAATGAGCTGCTGCAGGCCATTGCCAAGTGCTGCCTCAACAAG CTCTCCAGTGATGAAGCTGTTAGGCGGGTGTTATCAGGTGAAAAATTTGACCTGAAGGGGAAGCCCAGCACCTCCAGATCCCAGGACAAAGAGAACAGAGAGGGCAGGGAGCGTCACAGAGACAGAGAG gagAGGAAGGGCATCAAGGAGAGCAGTGGGAGCCGAGAGCAGAAAGACCCAGATCAATCCAAAGATCAGGAGAGTAAAGACAAGGACAGACGACGAGATGCCGAGAGGACTGACAAGGGACGAGAAAGAGACAGGACAAAAGACAGTAACAAGGACAAGAGCCGCGACCGGGAGAAAGACAAGACCCAAGAGAAGGACCgtgagcgagagaaagagaaggGACACAACAGGGATaaggagagagataaagagagggaGAAGAAAAGAGAACGAGAACCTCATAAAGACAGAGAGCGAGAACGAGACAAGGAGAGAGACCGCGAGCGAGAGAAACGacgggagagagaaaaagagaaagtacGGCACAAAGAGACGGAGGAGAAGCTGAAGGACAGAGCCTTTAGAAAG ATCAGGGCAGATAAGGAGACTTGCAAGCCGAAGCCTCACCCAGAAGATGCAAGTAAAACCCACGAAGCTCAAGCAGAAGAG GCTGAGAGTCCTTCCCGGATCCCAAGGCCCTCTTCAGCTAAAGGACAGCGACGGTGGCCCAAAACAGGGGTTCAAG ATGAGTCTAACAGTGAAGGAG AAGGGGATGCTGCTCCATCAGAGAAACCAGTTCCCATTGAAAATGGCGAAGCAACAGATGCTTTGCCATCTCATATGACACACAG AAGATTAGCACGACCCAGCAGTGCTCGTCCAGCAGCCCCCCGCGTGAGGAGGCAGGAGAGCTATGCTGACGTGACCCCAGCAGAGAG GCTGGGCAGTGGTAAGCCCCCCGCAGCAGTCATTATGGATGGTAAGAAGCTCTCTGAagaggaagatgatgaagatggGCAGTTTGTAGTTGAGGAGGTTGCTCCACCTCCTGCTGACGTACGTGAAATCGAG CATAATTCACTTGAACTGCAAGGGGACGATAAACACG GTGGACTTGTGAAAAAGATCCTGGAGACAAAGAAAGACTATGAATCATCTCCATCTCCAAAGTCAAAAGATCAG GATCGGATGCTGGTGTCAGAGGCATCTCGTAAGAAGGAACGTGAACTGGTGGCAAAGGAGATCGAGCGTCTGCGTTCATCTATACAGACTGTTTGCCGCAGCGCTTTGCCCCTGGGCAAGATCATGGACTACATTCAGGAGGACATGGACTCAATGCAGAATGAACTACAGACCTGGCGCaaagagaacaaagagaacaCACAGGCTCTGCAACAGGAACAAAG AATCACTGACAGTGTTGTGGAACCTCTGAAGACTGAGCTCGCTGAACTTGAGCAGTTAATCAAAGACCAGCAGGACAAGATCTGCATGGTCAAGTCCAACATCTTGAAGAATGAGGAGAAGATCCAGAAGATGGTGTCCAGCATCAGCTTCTCCTCACCAACGTGA